Genomic segment of Candidatus Krumholzibacteriia bacterium:
TGGGAGGACGCACCATCGTATCTGGGCCTGGCGGGGACACGGGAGGAGTCGGTGGCGTCGGCGCGCTCGTGGTGGCACCGGCTGGCCGAGTACCGCTCGCTCGACCGACTCTGCGCCTCGACGCAGGCGTTCGAGGACGTCGAGGTCGTGGTGAGCGACGACTACGGGATCGCCACCCAGTGGGCCACCCGGTGTCCCAGCTCGGTTCCCCGGCTCGTACTTCCCGGCGATCCGATCTTCGCCCGGGCGGAGTCGACGATTCCCGTGGGAGCGCTGGTGATCGCCGTCCGCCGTCCGCCGGAAGAACTGCTCGGCGAACAGTCGTGGGAACCGGCGGGCGAGGTCGAACATCCCATCACGGGCGAGCCGATCGTCCTGGCTCGCGTGACCGACCCCCCCTGACCCTGGAGTCCATCGTGCGTACCGCCCTCGTCGTCCTGTCCATCCTGTTCGCACCGTCGCTGGCGGCGGCCGAGGTCGCCGACGTCCACGACACCTGGAACGCGCTGGTCCAGCGCTATGTCGTCGACGAGCGCTGGGTCGACTACTCCGCCTGGCACGCCTCCGAAGAGGACCTGCAAACCCTGACCGAGGTCGTCGAGGCCTACGAGTCCGTCGACCCCTCCACACTCACGGACGACCAGAAGGTCGCCTTCTGGCTCAACGTCTACAACGCCGCGACCGTGGAGCTCGTACTCGAACACTACCCCGTGGACTCTATCAAGGACATCGGCGGACTCATCGGCTCGCCCTGGGGCATGGAGCGCGTGACCGTGGCGGGTGAGACCCTCACGCTCGACCAGATCCAGCACGACAAGCTGGACCCCGTGGCCCAGGACGCGCGGGTCCACTTCGCACTGAACTGCGCGTCGGTGGGCTGCCCGCCCCTGGCTCCGTTCGCCTTCACCGGCGACGCCATCGACGAGCAGCTCGACCGGGTGGCCCGCCGCGCGGTCACCGACCCCGAGTGGGTCGACCTCACCGGATGCACCGGGACCTACGGGGACGGGACGATCCGACTGACGAAGATCTTCGACTGGTACCGCGACGACTTCGGTGGCGACGAGGGCGTCCGCGAGTTCCTGGCCCGCTATCGTCCCGACGACGCCTTCCGCCTGCGGAACACCAGCTGTTCGCTAGACTTCTCGGGGTACGACTGGAACCTGAACGCGCCGCCCGCGTCTCGCTCCTGAGAGAGGCGAGTGGCCCGGTCCGAGCGCGGGAGTGCACAGCAGTGTGGGAATCGTTCGCGGGGTCGGCGGCCTCGGTCGGCGGATGGGTCGGCTACGGCACATGGGTCCTGCTGCTGTTCGTGTCGTGCTTCACCATTCTTCTGGGTCTGCCCGGGGGCTGGGTCGCGCTCGGCCTGGCCGTGGTCTACGACCTGTTCTTCGGCTTCCAGGCGATCGGCTGGACGTGGCTGCTGATCTTCGCCGGGCTGCTCACGCTGGGCGAAATCGTGGAGTCCTTCCTCGGCATGGTCTACGTGGCCAAGAAGGGCGCCACCCGCTACGGCATCATCGGCGGCTTCGTCGGGGGCCTCCTCGGCGCCGTGCTCGGCAGCGGAGTCGTGCCGGTGGTGGGAACGTTGCTGGGCACCTTCGTCGGGGCCTTCGCCGGAGCCGTCGCCGGGGAGTACCTGCGCGACCAGCAGCTGGAACCGTCGTTGCGCATCGGCTGGCACTCGACGGTCGGCCGGCTGCTGGCCACCACGGTGAAGTTCGCGCTGGCCGTGACGGGGAGCGTCCTGGCCCTGCGCGCGGCCGTTCCGGGCTGACCGTCGCGAGGACGACCGGGCCCGCGGGGATCAGTCCGACACTCCGCCTTCCAGCCAGAACACTTCCATGACCAGTTCGCGTTCGGCCTGCTCGTGACGGCCGAAGCGGGTCATCAGATCCACGAAGTCCTTCTTGAAGTCGTCGCAGCGAGGAAGGTCCTCGGTCAGGTCGGTGGCGAGTTCGCTCTCCAGACGGTCGAGGACCACACGGATCTCGCGGTGCTCGCGCTGGAGCATGTCGACCTTTGTCTTGTGGTGCGGTCGACGGTCGAGCACCTGCTGCATGTAGCCGCCCTCTTCCTCGAACTCGAAGTGGCGCTGCAGCGAAGCGCGGAAGTCCTCGAACACGCCGACGAAATCGCGGTGGCGTTCGGAGGAACGCTCCTCGCAGAAGGATTCGAATCGGTCCAGCAGGTCTTCCTGGAGGACACGAAGGGTCCGGTGTTCGTGGTGCATGCGCCGGCGAAGGTCATCGGTCACCGCCATCGTCTCACCTCTCTTCCGCTCTCGGGTCTCATTCCTGGCTGGATTGAACCACGGATACCGACGACCGGATATGGTGCCGATGCACCATGCCGGCCGGCTTGTGAGGTGTGGAACGGGCGAAGGGTCAGTG
This window contains:
- a CDS encoding DUF547 domain-containing protein, which encodes MRTALVVLSILFAPSLAAAEVADVHDTWNALVQRYVVDERWVDYSAWHASEEDLQTLTEVVEAYESVDPSTLTDDQKVAFWLNVYNAATVELVLEHYPVDSIKDIGGLIGSPWGMERVTVAGETLTLDQIQHDKLDPVAQDARVHFALNCASVGCPPLAPFAFTGDAIDEQLDRVARRAVTDPEWVDLTGCTGTYGDGTIRLTKIFDWYRDDFGGDEGVREFLARYRPDDAFRLRNTSCSLDFSGYDWNLNAPPASRS
- a CDS encoding DUF456 domain-containing protein gives rise to the protein MWESFAGSAASVGGWVGYGTWVLLLFVSCFTILLGLPGGWVALGLAVVYDLFFGFQAIGWTWLLIFAGLLTLGEIVESFLGMVYVAKKGATRYGIIGGFVGGLLGAVLGSGVVPVVGTLLGTFVGAFAGAVAGEYLRDQQLEPSLRIGWHSTVGRLLATTVKFALAVTGSVLALRAAVPG
- a CDS encoding hemerythrin domain-containing protein, which encodes MAVTDDLRRRMHHEHRTLRVLQEDLLDRFESFCEERSSERHRDFVGVFEDFRASLQRHFEFEEEGGYMQQVLDRRPHHKTKVDMLQREHREIRVVLDRLESELATDLTEDLPRCDDFKKDFVDLMTRFGRHEQAERELVMEVFWLEGGVSD